A stretch of the Methylacidiphilum caldifontis genome encodes the following:
- a CDS encoding RNA-guided endonuclease InsQ/TnpB family protein, with translation MECEPKRLHGERIGGLDWGVETFATLATPEGVERIENPRHLQCSLERIGAVQKRICRKEEEAKKASGKMKGFPLSNRLRKEYALLGRLHEKVTNQRRDFLHQASAWLVATFAVLGLEQLNIRGMTALGGAYKRGLNRGIFDAAAGMFHQMLRYKVQEAGGWAMKADSRKLKPSQR, from the coding sequence GTGGAGTGCGAGCCCAAGAGATTACATGGGGAACGGATCGGTGGCCTGGATTGGGGTGTGGAAACGTTCGCCACCCTGGCCACGCCGGAAGGGGTGGAGCGGATCGAAAATCCCCGGCATTTGCAGTGCTCTCTAGAACGAATCGGCGCCGTACAAAAACGCATCTGCCGCAAGGAGGAAGAGGCGAAAAAGGCCAGCGGCAAGATGAAAGGCTTTCCCCTCTCCAACCGTCTGAGGAAAGAATACGCCCTTTTGGGCAGATTGCATGAAAAGGTGACCAACCAGCGCCGGGATTTTCTCCACCAGGCCAGCGCTTGGCTTGTGGCCACCTTTGCGGTTTTGGGGCTGGAGCAGTTGAACATTCGTGGGATGACGGCTTTGGGCGGCGCGTATAAGAGAGGCTTAAACCGCGGCATTTTCGATGCCGCAGCCGGCATGTTCCATCAGATGCTCAGGTACAAAGTGCAAGAGGCTGGTGGCTGGGCGATGAAGGCGGATAGCCGCAAGCTTAAGCCCAGCCAGCGCTGA
- a CDS encoding cytochrome c oxidase subunit I, with the protein MDSEMSMTSHAAHGLHEKHEEIPWIRKYVFSTDHKMIGYQYMVTSLFVALFAFFLMVLMRWQLSFPGKPIPVFGPILEKLLGSSMAPGGVMTPQLYNSFGAMHGTMMIFMALVPALFAGFGNFVVPLQIGAPDMAFPRLNMASFWLFFVGVVIMMVSFFVPGGAAKSGWTSYTPLADFADMGPGFHPLFNGQTLWLIGMAFNITGSLLGSVNIITTIIQLRTKGLSWMRLPVFVWSELVTAFLLLLAFPPLESAAIMQLMDRLFGTSFFSPEGLIVNGKHADISGGGSSILWQHLFWFLGHPEVYVQILPTMGIVGEIFANNTRKPLWSYKVFVYSLLAIGFLSMIVWAHHMYMTGMGQAVTSFFQIFTTIISIPSVLLGTVLLLSLWGASIRFNVPMLFALAWLPMFGIGGLTGLPLGWTASDVVLHDTYYVIGHFHYMMAPASLLALFAGIYYWFPKATGRYMNEFLGKLHFWPTVIFFNGIFFPMLVQGFAGVHRRWYDGGAGWQMAQNVLWLNQVMSVSAWALAIAQIPFIINFFWSLWAGKKVTDDNPWQATTLEWATPTPPGHGNFLHPVAVYRDPYEYSVPGYKQDYLPQWEPEERLRKEGNLSQIPS; encoded by the coding sequence ATGGACTCTGAAATGTCGATGACTTCACATGCTGCACATGGCCTTCATGAGAAACACGAAGAAATTCCTTGGATAAGAAAGTACGTTTTTTCCACCGATCATAAGATGATCGGCTATCAATACATGGTCACTTCACTTTTTGTGGCTCTTTTTGCTTTTTTCTTGATGGTATTGATGCGCTGGCAGCTTTCTTTCCCTGGAAAGCCTATTCCTGTTTTTGGACCTATTCTTGAAAAACTTCTTGGTTCATCAATGGCTCCGGGGGGGGTTATGACCCCACAGCTTTATAATTCTTTTGGAGCAATGCATGGAACGATGATGATTTTCATGGCCCTGGTTCCAGCTCTTTTTGCTGGGTTTGGTAATTTTGTTGTTCCCCTGCAAATTGGTGCACCTGACATGGCTTTCCCTCGACTGAATATGGCTAGTTTTTGGCTGTTTTTTGTTGGGGTAGTTATCATGATGGTGAGCTTTTTTGTTCCTGGGGGAGCGGCAAAGTCAGGTTGGACTTCTTATACACCATTGGCTGATTTTGCAGATATGGGACCTGGTTTTCATCCCCTTTTTAATGGACAGACGCTATGGCTTATAGGCATGGCTTTCAATATTACGGGAAGTTTGCTGGGATCAGTGAATATTATTACTACCATCATTCAGCTCAGAACCAAGGGATTAAGCTGGATGAGATTGCCTGTTTTTGTCTGGAGTGAACTGGTTACGGCTTTTTTGTTGCTTTTGGCTTTTCCTCCCCTTGAATCGGCTGCAATCATGCAGCTTATGGATCGGCTTTTTGGAACGAGTTTCTTTTCTCCTGAGGGGTTGATTGTAAACGGCAAACATGCGGATATAAGTGGAGGAGGGTCTTCCATTCTTTGGCAGCATCTTTTCTGGTTCCTGGGGCATCCTGAAGTCTATGTCCAGATTCTACCCACCATGGGTATTGTTGGAGAGATTTTTGCTAACAACACCCGCAAACCTCTTTGGAGTTATAAGGTTTTTGTTTATTCGCTTTTGGCTATTGGTTTTCTATCGATGATCGTCTGGGCCCACCATATGTATATGACAGGGATGGGCCAAGCAGTTACTTCCTTCTTCCAAATTTTTACGACGATTATTTCTATTCCTTCCGTTTTATTGGGAACGGTATTACTGCTTTCCCTGTGGGGAGCATCGATACGATTTAATGTCCCAATGCTTTTTGCCTTGGCATGGCTTCCGATGTTCGGCATAGGAGGACTGACAGGATTGCCTCTGGGATGGACGGCTTCAGACGTCGTGCTCCATGATACCTATTATGTTATCGGCCATTTCCATTACATGATGGCTCCTGCCTCTCTGCTTGCCCTTTTTGCAGGCATTTATTACTGGTTTCCTAAAGCTACAGGTCGGTACATGAATGAGTTTTTAGGCAAACTGCATTTTTGGCCAACGGTCATTTTCTTTAATGGCATATTCTTTCCCATGCTTGTTCAAGGTTTTGCCGGTGTTCATCGAAGATGGTATGATGGTGGAGCGGGTTGGCAGATGGCGCAGAATGTGCTTTGGTTAAACCAGGTCATGAGTGTCTCTGCTTGGGCATTAGCCATTGCCCAGATCCCCTTTATCATCAATTTCTTCTGGAGCTTATGGGCTGGGAAAAAGGTAACCGACGATAATCCTTGGCAAGCGACTACCCTTGAATGGGCAACGCCTACACCTCCTGGACATGGCAATTTTCTCCATCCCGTAGCGGTTTACCGGGATCCTTATGAATATAGTGTCCCGGGATATAAACAGGATTATTTACCGCAATGGGAACCGGAAGAAAGATTAAGAAAAGAAGGAAATTTATCCCAGATTCCTTCATAA
- a CDS encoding cytochrome c oxidase subunit 3 yields the protein MEIPYTVTARPDTGLYNAKVGIWLFLASEVMLFGGLFSAYIFLRLGASHWPHHILNVPMGLFNTMVLISSSITMVLAWSSLKMRDFAKYRQWLGITLFCGVLFLSVKSVEYKDKFHHYGVILKNGQEITGHLAMSEEEAMRSDVLKIKPDPENAGDFVYQLKSIFSKPEAEEKVLEIPKNEIRWWSNFVPKYNTYLATYFTMTGIHALHILGGLLVLGYFWGPGASLYKRNPEHLANRVEVAGLFWHFVDLVWIFLFPTLYLF from the coding sequence ATGGAGATTCCTTATACAGTTACAGCAAGGCCTGATACCGGTCTTTATAATGCAAAAGTAGGAATATGGTTGTTTTTGGCTTCCGAGGTCATGCTTTTTGGTGGACTTTTTTCAGCCTATATTTTCTTAAGACTTGGAGCATCGCATTGGCCACATCATATATTGAATGTACCGATGGGGCTTTTTAATACCATGGTACTCATAAGTTCTAGCATTACTATGGTGTTGGCCTGGAGCTCGCTGAAAATGCGAGATTTTGCTAAATATAGGCAGTGGCTGGGAATCACTCTTTTTTGTGGTGTTTTGTTTCTTAGCGTTAAGTCTGTAGAATACAAGGATAAATTTCACCACTATGGGGTAATTCTTAAAAATGGCCAGGAAATCACGGGGCATCTAGCTATGAGCGAAGAAGAAGCAATGCGCTCGGACGTTTTAAAAATCAAACCAGATCCAGAGAATGCGGGGGATTTTGTTTATCAACTTAAGTCCATTTTTTCTAAACCCGAGGCTGAAGAAAAAGTTCTTGAGATTCCCAAGAATGAAATCCGTTGGTGGTCGAATTTTGTACCAAAATACAATACCTATTTGGCTACCTATTTCACGATGACCGGAATTCATGCTCTCCACATTCTTGGAGGACTATTGGTTTTAGGTTATTTTTGGGGTCCAGGTGCTTCCCTTTATAAAAGAAATCCCGAACATTTAGCAAACAGAGTGGAAGTTGCAGGCCTTTTTTGGCATTTTGTTGATCTGGTGTGGATCTTTCTTTTTCCTACTCTTTACCTCTTTTAG
- a CDS encoding DUF5069 domain-containing protein, which translates to MDYDPFDLTQHPPRSPRVRLGGFVLLPRAIDKGRAFIAGKIGEYKFNCPMDQRLFSFIGISDKQFLDILHRAQSDQEVLEEVLTLSSLAAWQIESWSKFQENSGPMDRESRKFFMETLEKIAPQRVDILSWFDLLDLDDYVSFGGKP; encoded by the coding sequence ATGGATTATGATCCTTTTGATCTTACACAACATCCGCCACGCAGCCCGCGAGTAAGGCTGGGAGGATTTGTCCTTCTTCCACGGGCAATTGATAAGGGCAGAGCCTTTATTGCTGGGAAAATTGGAGAATATAAGTTTAATTGCCCGATGGATCAAAGACTTTTTTCTTTTATTGGCATTAGTGATAAACAATTCTTGGATATTTTACATCGAGCTCAGTCTGACCAAGAGGTCTTGGAGGAAGTTTTAACCCTTTCTTCTTTAGCTGCTTGGCAGATAGAAAGTTGGTCAAAGTTTCAGGAAAATAGTGGTCCTATGGATCGAGAATCCAGGAAGTTTTTCATGGAAACCCTTGAAAAAATTGCTCCTCAACGGGTGGATATTTTGAGTTGGTTTGATCTACTCGATCTTGACGATTATGTGAGTTTTGGGGGTAAGCCCTAA
- a CDS encoding cytochrome C oxidase subunit IV family protein — translation MSEEIHEEKKRIKSYFIVFGFLVVLAIVNVAVSYLHLGGGNIAAGLVIAGVQALLALGILMHIFWEKKTIHHLIGLAVLFVLALFLLLVASYFDSIGK, via the coding sequence ATGAGCGAAGAAATACATGAGGAAAAAAAGCGGATTAAATCCTATTTTATCGTTTTTGGGTTTTTGGTTGTCCTGGCAATAGTTAATGTTGCTGTTTCCTATCTTCACTTGGGAGGAGGGAACATAGCAGCAGGACTTGTAATTGCTGGCGTCCAGGCTCTTTTAGCTTTAGGTATTCTCATGCACATTTTTTGGGAAAAAAAGACAATCCATCACCTTATAGGTCTTGCGGTTCTCTTTGTATTGGCTTTATTTTTATTATTAGTGGCTTCTTATTTTGACTCTATTGGAAAATAA
- a CDS encoding c-type cytochrome gives MEKDLEERTKDKIPRWFLLFSFLVVLLALYILLFETGGWKNNIFDSRSLFWGYIPKPKSKEEVKKSVVEAKMDTMALGKDQYQAMCSACHQQNGLGMTGQYPPLANSEYVVGNKARLGAILLNGLSGELKINGSSYNGVMPGWKTALTDQKLAAIMTYIRNSWGNHAGKVDEAEIKELREKYGKKEGSWTVDELSHLGE, from the coding sequence ATGGAGAAGGATTTAGAAGAAAGGACAAAAGATAAAATCCCCAGGTGGTTTTTGCTTTTCTCTTTTTTGGTTGTGCTCTTGGCTCTATATATTTTGCTATTCGAAACAGGCGGATGGAAGAATAACATCTTCGACTCTCGAAGCCTCTTTTGGGGATATATTCCTAAGCCGAAATCCAAGGAAGAGGTTAAAAAAAGTGTTGTCGAAGCTAAAATGGATACGATGGCCTTAGGTAAGGACCAATATCAGGCGATGTGTTCGGCCTGTCACCAGCAGAATGGCTTGGGCATGACTGGACAATATCCTCCCCTTGCAAACTCTGAGTATGTCGTAGGGAATAAGGCGAGGTTGGGGGCCATTTTATTAAATGGACTTTCTGGAGAGTTGAAAATTAATGGATCAAGCTACAATGGTGTGATGCCTGGGTGGAAAACGGCCTTAACCGATCAAAAGCTGGCTGCGATCATGACTTATATTCGAAACTCTTGGGGTAATCATGCCGGTAAGGTGGATGAAGCTGAGATCAAAGAGCTTAGAGAAAAGTACGGCAAAAAAGAAGGCTCATGGACTGTGGATGAGCTTTCCCACCTTGGAGAATAA
- a CDS encoding cbb3-type cytochrome c oxidase subunit II codes for MMFKQFLWILGILSCFIFGWWLYVIIPARVLDMPPTADESPPADFGLIKTGQRVYGANGCAGCHTQVVRPANMGSDIARGWGNRRTLPLDYYHEPNPFLGIVRMGSDLSNIGTRRKDPHWFYLLLYDPAKVFPGTIMPPYRYLFRKVRAEGKRNPIALPQELTRGVPPDIQILPSPEAMALVAYLISLDRSYPVETQPKKP; via the coding sequence ATGATGTTTAAACAATTTCTTTGGATATTAGGGATTTTAAGCTGCTTTATATTTGGATGGTGGCTTTATGTCATTATTCCAGCTAGGGTCCTGGATATGCCCCCAACAGCTGATGAAAGCCCACCTGCTGACTTTGGGCTTATCAAAACTGGACAAAGAGTCTATGGAGCTAATGGCTGTGCAGGTTGCCATACCCAAGTGGTTAGACCTGCCAATATGGGTTCAGACATCGCAAGGGGATGGGGTAACCGTCGAACTTTACCCTTAGATTATTATCATGAACCCAACCCTTTTCTGGGCATAGTGAGAATGGGCTCTGACCTCTCTAATATAGGGACAAGAAGAAAAGATCCCCATTGGTTTTATCTCCTTCTTTATGATCCAGCAAAAGTATTTCCTGGAACGATCATGCCTCCCTATCGATATCTTTTTCGGAAAGTAAGAGCCGAAGGTAAAAGGAATCCAATAGCATTACCCCAGGAATTGACCCGAGGCGTACCTCCTGATATACAAATTTTGCCCTCACCCGAAGCAATGGCTTTAGTTGCCTATCTGATCTCTTTGGATAGATCCTATCCGGTTGAGACTCAACCAAAAAAACCCTGA
- a CDS encoding cytochrome c oxidase subunit II — MIALLLELTGISPNAAEHGHQVDQFLELILWFMLILFVIWSSFFVYSLFKFSKKKHPQANYEGLKADWPKHLEWGVIFVEMVLLFGFSIPLWGKRVLNPPSVSEAIVVEAIAQQFGWLFHYPGADGKLGRRDNFLIDPMNPIGLDKNDPASKDDIVTMNEMHVPVGKPLLVQIGSKDVVHNFYIIQMRIQRDAIPGLTIPLWFTPIKTGRFEIACGQLCGVGHFAMKGYLVVESVEEYNNWLKQMAEMNADSSPAQKSVVAQLDRH; from the coding sequence ATGATTGCACTTTTGCTCGAACTTACAGGTATTTCTCCTAATGCCGCTGAACATGGGCACCAGGTTGATCAGTTTCTGGAACTGATACTTTGGTTTATGCTCATCCTTTTTGTAATTTGGTCCTCTTTTTTCGTGTACTCACTCTTTAAATTTTCGAAAAAGAAGCATCCTCAGGCAAATTATGAAGGATTAAAGGCGGATTGGCCTAAACATTTGGAGTGGGGTGTCATCTTTGTCGAAATGGTTTTACTGTTTGGCTTTTCCATACCTTTATGGGGGAAGCGGGTTTTAAATCCACCATCAGTTTCGGAAGCGATTGTTGTGGAAGCTATAGCTCAACAATTTGGATGGCTTTTCCATTACCCAGGTGCAGACGGAAAACTTGGAAGACGTGATAATTTCCTCATTGATCCTATGAATCCCATCGGGCTAGATAAAAATGATCCAGCTTCCAAAGATGATATCGTGACCATGAACGAAATGCATGTTCCAGTTGGAAAGCCTCTTTTGGTACAAATTGGATCTAAAGATGTGGTGCACAATTTCTATATTATACAGATGCGCATACAAAGGGATGCTATTCCTGGATTAACCATTCCTCTATGGTTTACACCCATTAAAACGGGTCGATTCGAGATTGCATGTGGGCAGCTTTGTGGCGTAGGGCATTTCGCCATGAAAGGCTATCTGGTGGTCGAATCAGTGGAAGAGTATAATAACTGGCTTAAACAGATGGCTGAAATGAACGCTGACAGTAGCCCAGCACAGAAATCGGTCGTTGCTCAATTGGATCGGCACTAA